DNA from Ziziphus jujuba cultivar Dongzao chromosome 2, ASM3175591v1:
CCGGACTGGATAATGGGTATGCATAGGAATTGCCctttctcccccccccccccccccctctctcaaTTTACGGACTTTATGGATAAGATTGCAAAATGGGTTTTACACTCGATTCATTTCTCTTAAAAGgggattttctgtttttttttttttttggttgttgtaaTACGTGTATATATGCTGCTTGATATGATATTTTCTACGGTGAAAAATAGAAACTGGCAACTGATTTTTCCACTCCTTCAACTTTCCACTGCTTGGTGTCAATGACAAAACAACAAATACTCTGTTGTTGCAGGAAAATCAGACCTTGCCCGTCAACAAATCCTGGCTGTATATCAACAAATCCTAGATCATCATCATTTGCATTCCCATTGAAGATACCAGAACGGTCCTCTGAGAATGCAATTCaggtttttcaaataaaatggaTAACCTCAATAAACTTATATCTATGCCTTTTGAAGCTAAATATTTGTACATGTTTGCATTATTATCTGAAAGCTTGCTTTGTTGTGAATCTTATGCATATATCCATTTTGAGTAAGTTTGAAAGCTTTACATGACCTCAGAAATTTGCTTTTGTTCTTTTGGAAGCAGAAATTGCAAGAAGCAATCTTGAAAACTcagaaaaatgcaaaaattcaGGTCGTGGAAGACACCCCTGATGGTAAGTTGATGGAAATTATGCACACACATAGTAGATTGATGTTTGCCCATTAACTTTAAGCTCAGTGGTAAAGTTTGGAGTGGGGTTGCATGAGGTGGCTCTTAGGTTCATATCTTactaatgaaaatttatattgaaaaaataaaccatCATGATATATTAATAGCGGGAAATTATGTTTCGAAGATGAGCAAGATATCATAGTCCAATCTGGTAAACGTGCATTTACATACCCCAAGCATGCAGAAATTGAAAGGTTGATGCTTGAAATGATAAAAGGAAAAGATCATCTCAGACTGAGAGTTTTAGAACACAAGTAAGTTATGACCAGTTTCTATAAAAGATTACTGATCATGAAGACAATCCCAGGCCAATATTTACAAGCTGAGGTTGATGGAGGGTTCAACGCTCGAGATGTGGTGGAGTTTTTGGTGAAGGAAGATCTGGCTGCTTACAGGTGTATGGCCACAAAAGTAACATATATCTACCCTTTTACGACAGCTTTAGGGGATTCAAAGGGACAAGAGGAAAGAATGAAGAAAATTATAGACGAATTGGGCTGGTATGCACCAAGTTTTGACTCCATGGACTAGAATCTTCGATACAAAGAGACTGTATTGTAGGTAATTCTTGCAACATGGTTTTTATAGGGAGATTGCTTTTTAAATTTAGTCAACAATGTGATAGAAAACATGAATGGATGTCAGTGTAAGTATCaaattttagttattattttattttctttttgtaattttcattaCTTTTAAGGCCAGAACTTTGTTCCTCAATTTGAGTTCTTTAATTGCACTGGTGTTGTCATCAAGCCTTTCCTACCGACCTTTGTTTATCTTTTTGCTATATGGGTAATTGCCTTCGAAGGCAAGAAATGAATCAGATTTAATCAAGCTGTTAAGTACCATAACATTAAGTtatctttttatctttcttGAAGTTTATTTTGTTGCAGAACAACACATCAATTAAGAGCAATTTAGAGCACAATCATTTGGAATTCATTCGTCGTATATGCTTCATTTACTGCAAGAAGTTCAGATTTTTGCTATAGCTTGCCTTTTCAGTTAGAAGGGACATAAAGAAGAAGAGATTTGTAAAATATAGTTGGTTGCTTTTGCAGCTTTTTCACATTAGAATCTTTGATAAACATCTTAGAAAGAGAATCATTATGTACATTTCTATAGTCCATAAGAGCATGACTGCCAGAGTAGCTTACTTAAGAGTGAAACTGTTATATGGGTGGAAGTTTATTTgcccataaaaatggatttccTAAATGGTCTAATGTTCTTGTTTAGGCGCATGGCATTTTTGACAAAGGCAATGATAAAATATCCGTTCTTAATTAGTTAGTCTAGGAGATATGGTGGAAGGCAACTGTaaagtgttttatttatttatttattttatttttttgtacaaaTGGGTAAGAGTATAGTTGAAGCTCACTGGTTTACTAAGAtcatttttgggttttatattagtttattttttagacCATTTTGGGttttatattagtttatttttgcttCAAGGTTTATATGAGTTTGTGTATCTTGAGGAGGTAAAATTGATCTCGTATTGCGTATAAATGCATTGAATTGAAACTATGATTGATAATTTCACCATCAAGCTTGAAAAtaagcttaattatttgttaaataaagcattgcttgtataaatttttctttagaAACTTGATGGCCTATCAGAACCCTTTGTGTCTTCCTTGTTCTTTGCATGCTATCATTTGCCTCCTAGTTAAGAAAACTTTATGCTTTGCACAACAATTACTAAATTGCGAACTGGGTTTTTGGATCTAGAAAGAATTCGAGAAAACAGAGGAAAAGGATCCTGAAATTGGAAAAATCAGTTAAAAGGTAATGCTCTCTTTtgcaaatttgattaaaaataaaaaaaaagaagaagaagaaagggaaaaaaaaaaaagaaaaaaaggatcgTGACAGAAAATGACATTTAACCCATCTAAAAACTTGTGAATGGATACAAATGATCCATAAAGCTTTTTTCATGGGAATggggaagagaagaaaaaatgaTCCATAAGGACACCGAGAgaggaga
Protein-coding regions in this window:
- the LOC107418030 gene encoding thylakoid lumenal 17.9 kDa protein, chloroplastic translates to MGHLLLILSPFASNSTLSLTRASLCLSNPKPSLQNPNPEVKKPILLPSLLSLALSATLISSPLPSLAIPSISSQSSLLSPTTPFSQSKNLETGLDNGKIRPCPSTNPGCISTNPRSSSFAFPLKIPERSSENAIQKLQEAILKTQKNAKIQVVEDTPDGQYLQAEVDGGFNARDVVEFLVKEDLAAYRCMATKVTYIYPFTTALGDSKGQEERMKKIIDELGWYAPSFDSMD